A genome region from Maridesulfovibrio salexigens DSM 2638 includes the following:
- the ftsW gene encoding putative lipid II flippase FtsW, producing the protein MNKKKNLSGKPERLDYWLLAAALLLACFGLMMVLSASGIMAERFFDDKYLFFKKQAVFLVIGTCMMYICSRLPKGFFYNMVYVWLMAAFVLLLLCDFSPLSVAAGGAKRWIALGPLRIQPLEFCKPALVLYLAYFFSRKQELIKTFSVGFLPPFAITGALCLLLMMQPDFGGSVFLCMILFFMSLVGGTRISYLLTSLIFAGGAGYMLITSSPYRLKRMTAFIDPFKSAHEEGYQLVQSLYAFGSGNIFGQGLGAGKQKLFFLPEAHNDFIMAVVGEELGFLGVLAVFAVIGFLVWRGFKIALAQDDLQDRFTAYGLTIMLALGFCLNLAVVMGTVPPKGVPMPFVSYGGSSLMISCICIGILLNLSRGKV; encoded by the coding sequence TTGAATAAGAAAAAGAACCTCTCCGGTAAACCTGAGCGCTTAGATTACTGGCTGCTGGCCGCGGCATTGCTGCTGGCCTGCTTCGGACTGATGATGGTCCTTTCCGCCAGTGGCATCATGGCCGAGCGTTTCTTTGACGATAAATACCTCTTCTTCAAGAAGCAGGCGGTATTTCTCGTGATCGGAACCTGCATGATGTACATCTGCTCCCGTTTGCCCAAAGGCTTTTTCTACAACATGGTCTACGTCTGGCTCATGGCTGCCTTCGTGCTCCTGCTGCTTTGCGATTTCTCACCGTTATCGGTAGCGGCAGGGGGTGCAAAACGTTGGATCGCTTTGGGACCGCTGCGTATTCAGCCGCTGGAATTCTGCAAACCCGCGCTGGTGCTTTATCTGGCTTACTTTTTCTCACGCAAGCAGGAACTGATTAAGACCTTCAGCGTAGGCTTTCTGCCGCCATTTGCTATTACCGGCGCGCTCTGCCTGCTGCTTATGATGCAGCCGGACTTCGGCGGCTCGGTCTTTTTGTGCATGATCTTATTTTTTATGAGTCTCGTGGGCGGAACCCGAATCAGCTATCTGCTGACATCACTGATTTTCGCAGGTGGAGCGGGATATATGCTGATTACCAGCTCCCCATACAGACTTAAACGCATGACCGCATTCATTGATCCCTTCAAGTCCGCGCACGAGGAAGGCTACCAGCTGGTGCAGTCCCTGTATGCCTTCGGTTCGGGGAATATCTTCGGGCAGGGACTGGGTGCAGGTAAGCAGAAACTTTTCTTCCTCCCTGAAGCGCACAACGACTTCATCATGGCAGTTGTGGGTGAGGAACTGGGCTTTCTAGGTGTACTGGCTGTATTCGCAGTCATCGGTTTCCTTGTCTGGCGCGGATTTAAAATCGCTCTGGCTCAGGACGATCTGCAGGACCGTTTCACCGCATACGGACTTACCATCATGCTTGCTCTGGGCTTCTGCCTGAACCTCGCGGTGGTAATGGGAACCGTACCGCCCAAGGGCGTACCCATGCCTTTCGTCAGCTACGGTGGATCAAGCTTAATGATCTCCTGCATCTGCATAGGCATCCTCCTCAATCTT
- the murD gene encoding UDP-N-acetylmuramoyl-L-alanine--D-glutamate ligase — translation MDSAFVEQVTSTRMFTGRLAVVAGAGRSGLAAAKLLHKLKATVRIVDSNENLTEDILEGLGPDAQLMTGPFCEEQFAGADVIVASPGIPARNIAPFIGNLPERAIISELELASWFANEPKIAITGTNGKTTTTALIKHILEESGRTAFAGANYGTPLSEFIYEDGKADVLVLEVSSFQLQNCRLFRPQAAILLNISPNHLNYHEDMDEYLQAKLKIFERQSEDELAILPADMKGELDPASFTKAEVKWFDGSTFEEQPNLPGKHNCLNIEAAWLALEKIGLTREEFEAGMKTFVGKPHRIQDIGSVDGIRFINDSKGTNLDAVRAALNSFDGPVRLLLGGVFKGGDVREIIPAMRGKVAEVGLFGAGREHFEPALKDEFKISWHENLEKAVRALFANSKAGDTILLSPATASFDAYTGYPARGDDFKRIMEALS, via the coding sequence ATGGACAGCGCATTTGTAGAACAGGTCACTTCGACCCGCATGTTCACCGGAAGGCTGGCAGTTGTAGCCGGAGCCGGAAGATCAGGTCTTGCCGCAGCAAAACTGCTGCACAAGCTCAAGGCCACCGTGCGCATTGTGGACAGCAATGAAAACCTGACCGAAGACATCCTTGAAGGTCTCGGCCCGGACGCCCAGCTCATGACCGGACCGTTCTGCGAAGAACAGTTCGCAGGAGCTGATGTGATAGTCGCCAGCCCTGGTATTCCGGCTCGCAACATCGCTCCGTTTATCGGAAACCTTCCGGAAAGAGCCATCATTTCCGAGCTGGAACTGGCCTCATGGTTTGCTAATGAGCCCAAGATTGCCATCACCGGAACCAACGGCAAAACAACGACCACAGCGCTTATTAAGCACATTCTGGAAGAGTCCGGTAGAACAGCATTCGCAGGAGCCAACTACGGCACTCCCCTTTCCGAATTCATCTACGAAGACGGCAAGGCTGATGTACTGGTTCTCGAAGTATCCAGCTTTCAGCTCCAGAACTGCCGCTTATTCAGACCGCAGGCAGCCATCCTGCTTAATATTTCGCCCAACCACCTCAACTACCATGAGGACATGGATGAGTACCTGCAGGCCAAGCTGAAAATTTTTGAACGCCAGAGTGAAGACGAACTGGCGATTCTGCCCGCAGACATGAAGGGCGAACTTGATCCGGCAAGCTTTACCAAGGCCGAGGTCAAATGGTTTGACGGTTCGACCTTTGAAGAACAGCCCAACCTTCCCGGCAAGCACAACTGTCTCAATATTGAAGCAGCATGGCTGGCACTGGAAAAGATTGGATTGACCCGCGAAGAATTTGAAGCAGGGATGAAAACTTTTGTCGGAAAACCGCACCGTATTCAGGATATCGGATCGGTGGACGGCATTCGCTTCATCAACGATTCCAAGGGCACCAACCTTGATGCAGTCCGTGCTGCACTGAACAGCTTTGACGGTCCGGTCCGTTTGCTGCTGGGCGGCGTTTTCAAAGGTGGCGACGTCAGGGAAATCATTCCTGCCATGCGCGGTAAGGTTGCCGAAGTCGGGCTTTTCGGAGCAGGACGCGAACACTTTGAACCTGCGCTCAAGGATGAATTCAAAATTTCATGGCACGAAAACCTTGAAAAGGCTGTGCGTGCCCTTTTTGCAAATTCCAAAGCAGGAGACACAATCCTGCTTTCCCCGGCAACTGCAAGCTTTGACGCTTACACCGGGTACCCTGCCAGAGGCGATGATTTTAAACGGATCATGGAGGCACTGTCTTGA
- the mraY gene encoding phospho-N-acetylmuramoyl-pentapeptide-transferase: MIYHFLVPLSAQIGALNVFRYITFRSIYALLTALVITIVLGPMMMRWLQKIKCGQYIQDEVGELHKCKAGTPTMGGLLLGFGVLVSTLLWADLTNIYVWLTMLVFAGFGLVGFVDDYTKIRGKQNKGISPKAKLLGQLLVAGTAVGLLIMQPAYSTELAVPFFKNFTPDLGWMYLPFALLVMIGASNGVNLTDGLDGLAIGPSITSATCYAFFIYIAGHIGMANYLNVPHVPGVGEVTVFCGALVGAGLGFLWYNAYPAQLFMGDVGSLSIGGVLGFIAVLCKQELLLIIVGGVFVFETISVIMQVSYFKVSGGKRIFRMAPLHHHFEHKGVPESKIVIRFWVISILMALMALSTLKIR; this comes from the coding sequence ATGATCTATCATTTTCTAGTTCCCCTGAGCGCGCAAATCGGAGCATTGAATGTATTCCGTTATATAACTTTCCGCTCCATCTACGCCCTGCTGACCGCACTGGTTATCACCATTGTGCTCGGTCCCATGATGATGCGCTGGCTGCAGAAAATCAAATGCGGACAGTACATTCAGGACGAAGTCGGCGAACTGCATAAATGCAAGGCCGGAACCCCGACCATGGGCGGCTTGCTGCTCGGATTCGGAGTGCTGGTTTCCACCCTGCTCTGGGCTGACCTGACCAACATTTACGTCTGGCTGACCATGCTGGTCTTTGCCGGATTCGGCCTGGTCGGTTTTGTGGACGACTACACCAAGATTCGTGGCAAGCAGAACAAGGGCATATCCCCCAAAGCCAAGCTTCTCGGACAGTTGCTGGTGGCCGGAACAGCTGTAGGACTGCTGATCATGCAGCCTGCCTATTCAACTGAACTGGCAGTACCGTTCTTTAAGAATTTCACCCCCGACCTCGGCTGGATGTATCTGCCGTTCGCTCTGCTGGTCATGATTGGAGCATCCAACGGGGTTAACTTGACAGACGGACTGGACGGACTGGCTATCGGACCTTCCATCACCAGTGCCACCTGTTATGCTTTTTTTATCTACATTGCCGGACATATCGGCATGGCAAACTACCTCAACGTTCCGCATGTTCCGGGAGTTGGTGAGGTTACAGTCTTCTGCGGCGCACTGGTTGGCGCAGGGCTCGGTTTCCTCTGGTACAACGCTTATCCGGCCCAACTTTTCATGGGCGATGTAGGTTCCTTAAGTATCGGCGGCGTGCTCGGTTTCATCGCCGTACTCTGTAAGCAGGAATTACTGCTGATCATCGTCGGCGGTGTCTTCGTATTCGAGACCATATCGGTGATCATGCAGGTCAGTTATTTCAAGGTCAGCGGCGGCAAACGGATTTTCCGCATGGCACCGTTGCACCACCATTTTGAACACAAGGGAGTACCGGAATCAAAGATCGTAATCAGATTCTGGGTCATCTCTATTTTAATGGCTCTTATGGCCTTAAGTACCTTGAAGATCAGGTAA
- a CDS encoding UDP-N-acetylmuramoyl-tripeptide--D-alanyl-D-alanine ligase — protein sequence MKLTLCELEEQLMGSSDLPSAADIEIAAVRIDSRLVKKGDVFFCIEGENFDGHNFVQQAFDAGAVAVVVSQFMPEFEDKPTIMVKDTVQALGRVAAYWRMKSHARMIAVTGSAGKTTVKEMLAHVLSGSGSVHKNFMNLNNQLGLPLSMLEATGEETYWVMELGISLPHDMGELGPIAQPDMAIVHNIGPAHLEGLGSLENVADQKSSLFKYIRPEGVALCCKDHELLWEAANKISKPVPFSSQDENAEYYSTLLHTLPDGSGRFLIKAGEETAEVILPTCGSHFAENAAAVTCAAHQLGMELTEIAERLATVELPKQRFHCHTHGKWTLIDDSYNANPLSMNRAIDTAKRIADDRPLVLVLGDMLELGEEAGCAHCDLGSKIAETKPDATFYHGKHYSEVASQTNGSTLVPVKQPIEFLNGIHELGLSDAVVLFKGSRSCHMEDYFYALNNDINGENEGDKA from the coding sequence TTGAAGCTGACCTTATGTGAACTCGAAGAACAGCTCATGGGGAGCAGCGATCTACCCTCTGCGGCAGACATCGAAATCGCAGCCGTGCGTATTGACAGCAGGCTTGTGAAGAAAGGTGATGTCTTCTTCTGCATTGAAGGGGAAAATTTTGACGGCCACAACTTTGTCCAGCAGGCTTTTGATGCCGGGGCAGTTGCGGTTGTTGTTTCCCAGTTCATGCCCGAATTTGAGGACAAGCCTACTATCATGGTCAAAGACACCGTTCAAGCTCTTGGCCGTGTTGCCGCATACTGGCGCATGAAATCCCATGCCCGCATGATTGCCGTTACCGGTTCAGCAGGAAAGACCACGGTCAAGGAAATGCTTGCCCATGTGCTTTCAGGTTCCGGATCCGTACATAAGAATTTCATGAATCTGAACAACCAGCTCGGATTGCCCCTGTCCATGCTCGAAGCTACAGGCGAAGAGACATACTGGGTCATGGAACTGGGTATCAGCCTGCCCCATGATATGGGCGAACTGGGCCCCATTGCCCAGCCCGACATGGCAATTGTTCACAACATCGGGCCTGCACACCTTGAAGGACTCGGATCACTGGAAAACGTGGCTGATCAGAAATCGTCACTTTTCAAATACATTCGCCCCGAAGGTGTAGCACTGTGCTGCAAGGATCACGAACTGCTCTGGGAAGCAGCAAATAAAATATCCAAGCCTGTTCCTTTTTCTTCACAGGATGAGAACGCAGAGTACTACAGCACCCTGCTGCATACCCTGCCTGACGGATCCGGAAGATTCCTGATCAAGGCCGGGGAAGAAACAGCGGAAGTTATTCTGCCTACCTGCGGTTCCCATTTTGCGGAAAATGCAGCAGCGGTAACTTGCGCCGCCCATCAACTGGGCATGGAATTGACCGAGATAGCGGAAAGGCTGGCAACAGTTGAACTGCCCAAGCAGCGCTTCCACTGCCACACCCACGGAAAATGGACACTTATCGATGACTCATACAATGCCAACCCGCTGTCCATGAACCGTGCCATCGACACCGCCAAACGCATTGCCGATGACAGACCGCTGGTTCTGGTACTCGGAGATATGCTGGAGCTTGGTGAAGAAGCTGGCTGTGCACATTGCGACCTCGGCAGCAAAATTGCCGAAACCAAGCCGGACGCAACATTCTATCACGGCAAGCACTACTCAGAAGTGGCCTCACAGACAAACGGGTCCACTTTGGTTCCGGTAAAACAGCCTATCGAATTTCTGAATGGAATACATGAACTGGGTCTCAGTGATGCGGTGGTCCTCTTTAAAGGGTCGAGGTCCTGCCACATGGAAGATTACTTCTACGCACTGAACAACGACATTAACGGGGAGAACGAAGGAGACAAAGCATGA
- a CDS encoding UDP-N-acetylmuramoyl-L-alanyl-D-glutamate--2,6-diaminopimelate ligase: MSKTVLNKAKWDALLAKVGEGLMVQTDSREVREGDVFVAISGPLSDGADFVPQALEKGAAYIVCEKEVETGSAELISHPSPREALGELAMTYFKTADSKIKLVGITGTNGKTTTTYLIEQLLSSAGMKVGVLGTVSYRWPGYEQEAPLTTPGCWQLHEMLAKMDEAGVDVAVMEVSSHALHQNRVCGLKFDAAVITNVTQDHLDYHGDMEEYFKAKCMLFQHYPSALKRGIINFDDPFGRRLLECYSPAIGYGMDASCATGCKSLCGEMVSCTGDGMRLKMTCDGEQWEIETDLIGKFNGSNLLAAQAIGLHMGLTPKQMNVFKEFDGVPGRLERVRNDQGLNIFVDYAHTPDALDNVLRTLKDLDFNKVITVFGCGGDRDRAKRPLMAEAACRYSDVAVLTSDNPRTEDPMQIIDDARPGLKGCDHVIEEVDRADAIRKAVAEMTEDDVLLIAGKGHETYQIIGTEKRDFSDSEEVLKAIKEIYG; this comes from the coding sequence ATGTCGAAAACAGTACTGAATAAAGCAAAATGGGACGCACTTCTCGCCAAGGTCGGCGAGGGGTTGATGGTCCAGACAGATTCACGGGAAGTCCGCGAAGGTGATGTATTTGTCGCCATTTCCGGTCCTCTTAGTGACGGTGCTGATTTCGTGCCTCAGGCACTTGAAAAAGGTGCCGCTTACATCGTTTGCGAGAAAGAAGTTGAAACCGGTTCTGCTGAGCTGATATCCCACCCATCCCCCCGTGAAGCTCTGGGCGAACTGGCAATGACTTATTTCAAAACCGCAGACAGCAAGATCAAGCTGGTGGGCATAACCGGAACAAACGGCAAGACCACCACCACATACCTGATCGAACAGCTGCTTTCTTCCGCAGGGATGAAAGTGGGCGTACTCGGAACAGTCAGCTACCGCTGGCCCGGATATGAACAGGAAGCCCCGCTGACAACCCCCGGTTGCTGGCAGCTGCACGAAATGCTCGCCAAGATGGACGAAGCAGGTGTGGATGTAGCAGTTATGGAAGTTTCATCCCATGCTCTGCACCAGAACCGTGTTTGCGGTCTTAAATTCGATGCTGCAGTAATCACCAACGTCACTCAGGACCACCTCGATTACCACGGAGACATGGAAGAGTACTTCAAGGCAAAATGCATGCTCTTCCAGCACTACCCCAGCGCACTCAAGCGAGGCATCATCAACTTCGATGATCCCTTCGGAAGACGTCTGCTGGAATGCTACTCCCCGGCAATCGGTTACGGCATGGACGCTTCCTGCGCCACAGGCTGCAAATCCCTGTGCGGCGAGATGGTCTCCTGTACCGGTGACGGCATGCGCCTCAAAATGACCTGCGATGGCGAACAGTGGGAAATCGAAACCGACCTTATCGGTAAGTTTAACGGTTCCAACCTGCTGGCAGCACAGGCTATCGGCCTGCACATGGGGCTTACTCCCAAGCAGATGAATGTTTTCAAAGAGTTTGACGGGGTTCCCGGAAGGCTCGAACGGGTCCGCAATGATCAGGGACTCAACATTTTCGTGGACTATGCCCACACCCCGGATGCGCTGGATAACGTCCTGCGTACCCTGAAGGACCTTGATTTCAACAAGGTCATCACTGTGTTCGGCTGCGGTGGAGACCGCGACCGGGCCAAACGTCCGCTAATGGCTGAAGCTGCCTGTCGCTATTCCGATGTGGCGGTGCTGACCTCAGACAACCCGCGCACCGAAGATCCCATGCAGATCATCGACGATGCCCGGCCCGGACTCAAAGGCTGTGACCACGTCATCGAAGAGGTTGACCGTGCCGATGCGATTCGCAAAGCGGTTGCGGAAATGACTGAGGATGACGTGCTGCTCATCGCAGGCAAGGGACACGAAACATACCAGATTATCGGTACGGAAAAGCGGGACTTCAGCGACAGCGAAGAAGTCTTAAAGGCAATTAAGGAGATTTACGGTTGA